Genomic window (Vigna radiata var. radiata cultivar VC1973A chromosome 1, Vradiata_ver6, whole genome shotgun sequence):
CCAAAATGCCGGACGTTCAGACCCTTGTCAATGATTTTGTGAACAAGCTTAAGAAACGGTAATCGCTTACTCCCCTGATACTTTTTGAGTTCAATGAATGGAGCATTAGGAACCATCATCTGACTTTTGATGTTCATGAGCTGTTTTTGTGATTTTCTGTGTGCGagtttgatttattatttatatattgtttatttgtgatttcttatttatttattttgctgaGTGATGCTAGTAAAATTGAAGGTTCACAGGCCACAGCAAAGCTCACAGCAGAGTTGCTCCGGTCTGTGATATCACAGCAGCGGGTGCCACACACAAACCAGGCCACAGCTCTGATTCATGCAGTAAGGGCTATTGGGGAGCAGCTTATTGCTGCCAATCCTGTTGGTATGTTaagattattgttttttataatgtatttataactataaatatGCATGTTAGAGATGTAATATATACAAGTGAGAACAACCTTATTACATAAACCAGCCTTTTAGTTAATCCGAATACTAAGGTTGGATTGAAACCTATCCTAAATGGTTGTTGTTTGACCGACCGATATTAGGCCGCTCGCAGATGTCCGATTCTGCAAAATTGACATTTGATATATGTCTAGTCATTGGTGTGAGAGGAGTGTTTGGAGATCCTACATTCACCAGTCATATGGATAAGTAGTGTAAGTGGGAGGTCACACTCATTCCATAAACTAGTTTTTGAGATTGAGTCGGATCCTAACCCAAATTCTAAGGATGCACTTTGTATTGATGGTTGATACTCATTAGGTGCGTGACTAGGCCCAATAGAAGATCAAGGAAGCAAAACCACCTGAAGGATTTGGAATGACGGTGCATGACTCATTAGGTGTCAGTAGAGAAGTTTGTCACAGCTGTCAATTACCTTTTATCCCATTTTGCATGTTGCAGATACCTTTTCCTGTTGCTACCATGGTGGAGAGCCAACGACTGGGTATTGTAATTAGTTTAAATACCACCATCATGAATGGAAGGTGGCGAcaaatcaaatttgttttttatttagtcAAAGGAGGTCCTTGTCCTCAAATTCAAGGAAATATATTTGTGCCCCTATCAGTCACATGTAGAAGTCTATTGTGATTTGGCAAATATTAAGATTCATTTATTGTTTGCCTTTCATGACACGTACTGTATGTGATTGCAGAGCTAGCTGTGGGAAATATTGTGAGGCGTGTTCTGCACATTATAAGGGAAGAGGATCTTTCCCTTGCAACAGCTGCTATGGCTGGTTTGGGGGTATCAGTTGCAAGTGACGATGAAGATGATGAGGAGCGAGATGAAAATCCTGTTTTATCTGCTGCTGCTGTAGCAGCTGCTGCTAGAAGTACATTACGTCCACCGTCATTACAAACTCTTCTAGAGGATACGTCTGATTCAGCTGCCGCTCCGCACACATCTTCCTCTGGGGGTGAATCTGACGGGAGAAGTAGATGTGAGGATGACACTTGACTATTGagatttttataacttttgtaatattttcaagatatttttcttttgcttcttaataaaaaaagggTTTTGGTTATTCATGGTTAAATGCAATAAAGTAGtcagttttgtttttatttcttccttTTGAATGCAAAAGTCCATGCTAGACtaatgattttgttattttttatgcttttggCTTATGcgtaaaatattatcattttctcaattttcttaaCGATATTAGAATACTTGATTGATTTTTTACTGTTTGTTTATTGTTGATCGTTgtgaataatttataatacCGTTTCCTTCTTATATGACATTTTatgatgaaatatttgtttttgttttggtgtttAATTGCAtgtctttttgttttccttttctgcAGCTATTGAGAAAGGTTCAAGAGTTAGGAAGTTGAAACATGATGTCATTGAAGCAGTTAATGAACTAATTCAAGACATATCTACTTGCTATGAACAAATAGCTGAGCAGGCAGTGGAGCACATTCACCACAAGTTTGTTTCATATGAAAacaatctaaatatatattatttatgtttagatACTTTAAAGTGCTTGTCTGAAAACATATTATACTTGCTTTACAAAATCCGAATTGTTATGAGACTCCGAATAACTTGCATcgaaacttttatatatttacagaCCATATTTTGAGCGGATAATGCTCCAGTAGTCTTGGTATTTTATTCGGGAGCAATCCCAAGACTTGTTCTGGTGTAAATGGGTATTTGTATAAAGGGTTCCGACATCCAAGAGTTATTCTCTTAATGGAGCATTGAAAGATTTTATTTCCTTAGTCGACTATTCTTTATCAAGCCTTAACAGCGAAAAGTACATTATAACTATTTCTAGATGTTCTGATGAATAATTACAAACTAAGCGgttaattgttatttatagCCATTGTATTACAGGCAATGCACATGTTAAATGTCCAACTATATAGGAAAGTTCCaactaattttttatgttattattcaTATCGTCGAGTTTATCAAACACTTGTTAAAATCACCCCTTCTTAATCTACACTACTGGTCCATACGTTttccttatatatttttatttttttctgatatTCTTGGTATCTTAAAATAACCAAGGCAatgattcttcttttgattttagcTATCATGTCTTgatattaggatttttttttcttgtttagacAGATTAAAGtcttgtattgttttttcttatctCTTCCACTGATATTGGCGTGTTTTTCAGTGAGGTAATTTTAACGTTAGGCAGCTCAAAAACAGTTTTGGAATTTCTTTATGCTGCGAAGGAAAAGCAAAGATCATTTAAGGTCTTTGTTGCTGAAGGTGCCCCAAGGTTTGTAGTAGTGGCTATCCAATATTTGCATGGAATGATTGTGATTTactattaataaatttgtttaaatattccATAAGACCATTTAATGTCTGACTGTGTGTGCAATCAGATACCAAGGACATATCCTTGCAAAAGAATTGGCTGCCAGAGGCTTACAGACCACAGTAATTTCTGATTCTGCCGTTTTTGCATTGATTTCCCGAGTGAACATGGTATGTGAAAATCCTGGCATAAAGTTTGGAATCAATTAAGACTCCTGTACTGAAGTTAAGTTGATTTGACCGCACCATTTTATAGGTTATAGTTGGAGCTCATGCTGTCATGGCTAATGGTGGAGTTATTGCCCCAGTTGGGTTAAATATGG
Coding sequences:
- the LOC106774914 gene encoding translation initiation factor eIF-2B subunit beta, yielding MPDVQTLVNDFVNKLKKRKIEGSQATAKLTAELLRSVISQQRVPHTNQATALIHAVRAIGEQLIAANPVELAVGNIVRRVLHIIREEDLSLATAAMAGLGVSVASDDEDDEERDENPVLSAAAVAAAARSTLRPPSLQTLLEDTSDSAAAPHTSSSGGESDGRSRSIEKGSRVRKLKHDVIEAVNELIQDISTCYEQIAEQAVEHIHHNEVILTLGSSKTVLEFLYAAKEKQRSFKVFVAEGAPRYQGHILAKELAARGLQTTVISDSAVFALISRVNMVIVGAHAVMANGGVIAPVGLNMVALAAQRHAVPFVVLAGSHKLCPLYPHNPEVLLNELRSPSELLDFGEFSDCMDSASGAGSLHVVNPTFDYVPPKFVSLFITDTGGHNPSYMYRLIADYYSADDLVVKRRPITGS